The following are from one region of the Escherichia sp. E4742 genome:
- the ppx gene encoding exopolyphosphatase, which translates to MPIHDKSPRPQEFAAVDLGSNSFHMVIARVVDGAMQIIGRLKQRVHLADGLGPDNMLSEEAMTRGLSCLSLFAERLQGFSPSSVCIVGTHTLRQALNATDFLKRAEKVIPYPIEIISGNEEARLIFMGVEHTQPEKGRKLVIDIGGGSTELVIGENFEPILVESRRMGCVSFAQLYFPGGVINKENFQRARMAAAQKLETLTWQFRIQGWNVAMGASGTIKAAHEVLLEMGEKDGIITPERLDKLVKEVLRHRNFSALSLPGLSEERKTVFVPGLAILCGVFDALAIRELRLSDGALREGVLYEMEGRFRHQDVRSRTASSLANQYHIDSEQARRVLDTTMQMYEQWREQQPKLAHPQLEALLRWAAMLHEVGLSINHSGLHRHSAYILQNSDLPGFNQEQQLMMATLVRYHRKAIKLDDLPRFTLFKKKQFLPLIQLLRLGVLLNNQRQATTTPPTLTLITDDSHWTLRFPHDWFSQNALVLLDLEKEQEYWEGVSGWRLKIEEESTPEIAA; encoded by the coding sequence ATGCCAATACACGACAAATCCCCTCGCCCGCAGGAGTTTGCTGCGGTCGATCTTGGTTCAAACAGTTTCCACATGGTTATTGCCCGTGTGGTGGATGGCGCCATGCAGATTATTGGCCGCCTGAAACAACGGGTACACCTGGCAGATGGTCTGGGGCCAGATAATATGTTGAGTGAGGAGGCGATGACGCGCGGTTTAAGCTGTCTGTCGCTGTTTGCCGAACGCTTGCAAGGTTTCTCTCCCTCTAGTGTCTGCATTGTCGGGACACATACACTGCGTCAGGCGCTGAACGCTACTGATTTTCTGAAACGCGCCGAAAAGGTTATTCCCTATCCGATTGAAATTATTTCCGGCAACGAAGAAGCTCGTCTGATTTTTATGGGTGTGGAACATACCCAGCCGGAAAAAGGTCGCAAACTGGTTATTGATATTGGCGGCGGCTCAACGGAGTTGGTAATTGGAGAAAATTTCGAACCGATTCTCGTCGAAAGCCGCCGGATGGGTTGCGTTAGCTTTGCCCAGCTTTATTTTCCGGGCGGGGTCATCAATAAAGAGAATTTTCAGCGCGCACGCATGGCGGCTGCACAAAAACTGGAAACATTAACCTGGCAATTCCGTATTCAGGGCTGGAACGTTGCAATGGGGGCTTCCGGCACCATTAAAGCCGCCCATGAAGTGTTGCTGGAAATGGGCGAGAAAGACGGCATCATTACACCAGAGCGCCTCGATAAACTGGTGAAAGAAGTATTGCGTCATCGTAATTTCTCGGCGTTAAGTTTGCCGGGTCTGTCGGAAGAACGGAAAACGGTTTTTGTTCCTGGTCTGGCTATTTTGTGCGGTGTATTTGATGCATTAGCCATTCGTGAACTGCGGCTTTCTGACGGGGCGCTGCGAGAAGGCGTTTTGTATGAAATGGAAGGGCGTTTCCGCCATCAGGATGTGCGTAGCCGCACCGCCAGCAGCCTGGCCAACCAGTATCACATTGACAGTGAACAGGCCCGACGGGTGCTCGACACTACCATGCAAATGTACGAGCAATGGCGGGAGCAGCAACCGAAGTTGGCACATCCACAACTAGAAGCATTACTGCGCTGGGCCGCCATGCTGCATGAAGTCGGATTAAGCATTAATCATAGTGGCCTTCATCGCCATTCGGCGTATATCCTGCAAAACAGCGACTTGCCAGGATTTAATCAGGAACAACAACTGATGATGGCGACGCTGGTGCGTTATCATCGTAAAGCGATTAAGCTCGACGATCTGCCGCGCTTTACGCTGTTTAAGAAAAAACAGTTCCTGCCGTTAATTCAGCTGTTGCGCCTTGGCGTATTACTTAATAATCAACGTCAGGCAACCACGACACCGCCGACATTAACTCTGATTACTGATGACAGCCACTGGACGCTACGTTTTCCACATGACTGGTTTAGCCAGAACGCGCTGGTATTGCTTGATCTGGAAAAGGAGCAAGAATACTGGGAAGGCGTGAGTGGCTGGCGGTTAAAAATTGAAGAAGAAAGCACGCCGGAAATCGCGGCTTAA
- a CDS encoding bifunctional diguanylate cyclase/phosphodiesterase: protein MKLNATYINIRDKWWGLPLILPSIILPVFAYINTYAHISSGEVFLFYLPLALMISLMMFFSWAALPGIALGIFVRKYAELGLYETISLTVNFIIIIILCWGGYKVFTPRRNNVSHGDIRLISQRIFWQIVFPATLFLVLFQFAAFVGLLASRTNLVGVMPLNLGTLINYQALLVGNLIGVPLCYFIIRSVRNPFYLRSYYSQLKQQIDSKVTKKEFTLWLLALGALLFLLCMPLNEKSTIFSTNYTLSLLLPLMMWGAMRYGYKLISLLWAIVLMISIHSYQNYIPLYHGYTTQLTITSSSYLVFSFIVNYMAVLATRQRAVTRRIQRLAYVDPVVHLPNVRALNRALRDAPWSALCFLRIPGMEMLVKNYGIMLRIQYKQKLSHWLAPLLEPGEDVYQLSGNDLALRLNTESHQERIIVLDNHLKQFRFFWDDMPLQPQIGVSYCYVRSPVNHIYLLLGELSTVAELSIVTNAPENMQRRGAMYLQRELKDKVAMMNRLQQALEHDDFCLMAQPITGVRGDVYHEILLRMRGENDELINPDNFLPVAHEFGLSSSIDMWVIEHTLQFMAENKEKMPAQRFAINLSPTSVCQARFPVKISKLLAKYQIEAWQLIFEVTESNALTNVKQAQNTLQHLQELGCKIAIDDFGTGYASYARLKNVNANLLKIDGSFIRNIASNSLDYQIVASICHLARMKKMQVVAEYVENEEIRKAVHSLGIDYLQGFLIGEPQPLIAITAEREPVRESA from the coding sequence AACTTATATAAATATACGTGATAAATGGTGGGGGCTTCCGCTGATCCTGCCGTCTATAATCTTGCCTGTTTTCGCCTATATAAATACTTACGCACATATTTCTTCTGGCGAAGTTTTTCTCTTTTATCTGCCGCTTGCGCTGATGATCAGCTTGATGATGTTTTTTAGCTGGGCAGCATTACCGGGTATTGCTTTAGGGATTTTTGTTCGTAAGTATGCCGAGCTTGGTTTATATGAAACGATCTCGTTAACGGTTAATTTCATAATCATTATCATTCTTTGTTGGGGGGGCTATAAGGTGTTTACGCCCCGGCGTAACAACGTTTCACATGGTGATATCCGCTTAATTTCCCAGCGCATTTTTTGGCAGATTGTTTTCCCTGCAACGTTGTTTCTGGTGCTCTTCCAGTTTGCGGCGTTTGTAGGTTTACTGGCGAGCAGAACAAATCTGGTTGGCGTCATGCCCTTAAATCTGGGAACCTTAATCAATTACCAGGCCTTGCTGGTGGGTAATCTGATAGGCGTCCCGCTTTGTTACTTCATCATTCGTTCTGTACGAAATCCATTTTATTTGCGAAGCTATTATTCTCAATTAAAACAACAGATTGACAGTAAGGTTACAAAAAAAGAGTTCACGCTGTGGTTGCTTGCTCTGGGCGCATTGTTATTTCTGCTATGTATGCCTTTAAATGAAAAAAGCACAATTTTCAGCACCAACTATACTTTGTCGTTATTGCTGCCGCTGATGATGTGGGGAGCGATGCGTTATGGCTACAAGCTGATCTCGTTGCTCTGGGCAATAGTGCTGATGATCAGTATCCATAGCTACCAGAATTATATTCCCCTTTATCATGGGTATACCACTCAACTAACCATAACCTCCTCCAGCTATCTGGTATTTTCTTTTATCGTCAATTACATGGCAGTTCTGGCAACGCGTCAACGAGCGGTGACCAGACGCATTCAGCGGCTGGCTTACGTGGACCCGGTTGTTCATCTGCCGAATGTTCGCGCTTTGAATCGTGCGCTGCGTGATGCGCCCTGGTCCGCGCTATGTTTTTTACGCATTCCCGGTATGGAAATGCTGGTAAAGAACTATGGCATCATGCTGCGTATCCAATACAAACAAAAGCTTTCACATTGGCTGGCACCTTTACTGGAACCCGGAGAAGACGTTTATCAGCTTTCTGGCAATGATCTCGCGCTGCGACTGAATACAGAGTCTCACCAGGAGCGCATTATCGTATTGGATAACCATCTTAAGCAGTTTCGTTTCTTTTGGGATGATATGCCATTGCAACCACAGATTGGTGTCAGCTATTGCTATGTCCGTTCGCCAGTGAATCATATTTATTTGCTGTTAGGTGAGCTAAGTACGGTTGCTGAACTCTCTATAGTGACTAATGCCCCGGAAAATATGCAGCGTCGCGGAGCAATGTATCTGCAACGAGAATTAAAAGACAAAGTGGCAATGATGAATCGGCTACAGCAGGCGCTTGAGCACGACGATTTTTGCCTTATGGCCCAGCCAATTACTGGAGTGCGCGGCGATGTCTATCATGAAATCTTGCTGCGTATGAGAGGGGAGAATGATGAACTCATCAATCCTGATAATTTCTTGCCGGTTGCTCATGAATTTGGCTTATCGTCCAGTATCGACATGTGGGTCATCGAACATACATTGCAATTTATGGCGGAAAATAAAGAGAAAATGCCCGCTCAACGATTTGCGATTAATTTGTCGCCAACTTCAGTTTGTCAGGCCCGCTTTCCTGTTAAAATTAGTAAGTTATTAGCGAAATACCAAATAGAGGCGTGGCAGCTTATCTTTGAAGTCACCGAAAGTAATGCCCTTACCAATGTTAAGCAGGCACAGAATACACTACAGCATCTTCAGGAGTTAGGATGCAAGATTGCTATTGATGATTTCGGCACCGGATACGCAAGTTATGCGCGGCTAAAAAATGTGAATGCCAATTTATTAAAAATTGATGGCAGCTTCATCCGTAATATTGCCTCGAATAGTCTGGATTACCAGATAGTGGCATCGATTTGTCATCTGGCACGAATGAAGAAAATGCAAGTGGTTGCGGAGTATGTTGAAAATGAAGAGATTCGCAAAGCCGTACACTCTTTGGGTATTGATTACCTGCAAGGCTTTTTGATTGGTGAACCGCAGCCGTTAATTGCGATTACGGCTGAAAGGGAACCTGTTCGAGAAAGCGCGTAA